The following coding sequences are from one Coffea arabica cultivar ET-39 chromosome 11e, Coffea Arabica ET-39 HiFi, whole genome shotgun sequence window:
- the LOC113718518 gene encoding uncharacterized protein encodes MSKTQEEALRRELTELGSVVRTFANKHDGVEQTVRAIEHRQESTDRAIKNLDQKYEGMMNMMAQIMSKLNDKGKEVGDSHSGNGQIIEGVKEKCAGKGGSRLPRMEFPVFDGTNPREWVRRANKYFQIYEVEEEMKADIAQLYLKDRADIWFHGMYSERGAVPWRELSLAICERFGEGDPQEAIEEFNKLVQTGSIADYLEKFEMLKSLVMISLPGQPDSYYKSCFLSGLKEEVVNMVRMTKPLTLADAIETAKLQEKNLEAIRKAQSRGIQKTPLPPLSHTTNFSNKMKWPNNQRPDPHTNKSTKPGGPSTNYYKGITPSEFSYRREKGLCFKCAEPYTLGHTCKQAHIHYIMEDESTEPIIPIEGQGEGAEECADCPEGGNLKENIEVSIHALAGGNEHKTIKMRGKLAGRELLVLIDSGSTHCFMDESLAQDLKMQTAGTTLIVKVANGERLESRQLLQEVGWEMQGHNFLHNFNTLKLGSCDLILGVDWLAKHSPIEFDFQQLTIKFLKEKEPVILKGEAEKLKLKAIKGSRLAKWKRKQNYGITAQIYMVEEEGGDQGQIPTEMRELLVQFESIFDEPQGMPPVRSHDHAIPLKEGATPFKNRPYRCPYVQKAEIEKLVKEMLQMGIIQTSNSSFASPVLLVKKKDGSWRFCVDYRQLNELTIKDKFPMPLIDELLDELQGSKFFTKVDLRSGYHQIRVQWRIDTKLHSELTRGCTSSSPSWNSHMEHVATALNILKEHQLYAKRSKCSFA; translated from the exons ATGTCTAAAACTCAGGAGGAAGCTCTAAGGAGAGAGCTCACTGAGTTGGGAAGTGTGGTAAGAACATTTGCTAATAAGCATGATGGGGTAGAACAGACTGTGAGGGCAATAGAGCATAGGCAGGAGAGCACGGATAGAGCTATCAAAAACTTAGACCAAAAATATGAAGGTATGATGAACATGATGGCCCAAATTATGTCCAAATTGAACGATAAGGGGAAGGAGGTAGGGGACAGCCACTCAGGAAATGGCCAGATCATAGAGGGAGTTAAGGAGAAATGTGCAGGGAAGGGAGGATCCAGACTGCCTAGGATGGAATTCCCTGTGTTTGATGGGACCAATCCTAGGGAATGGGTGAGGAGAGCTAATAAATATTTCCAGATATATGAAGTAGAGGAAGAAATGAAAGCTGATATCGCTCAACTCTACCTCAAGGATAGAGCAGACATCTGGTTTCATGGGATGTACTCTGAAAGAGGAGCAGTTCCATGGAGAGAGCTGTCCTTAGCAATCTGTGAGAGATTTGGAGAGGGAGATCCACAGGAGGCCATCGAGGAGTTCAACAAACTGGTGCAAACAGGCAGCATAGCAGACTACCTGGAAAAATTTGAGATGCTGAAATCACTGGTAATGATCTCACTCCCTGGACAACCTGATTCTTATTATAAATCCTGTTTCCTTAGTGGCCTTAAGGAGGAAGTTGTCAACATGGTCAGAATGACCAAACCACTAACATTGGCGGATGCCATTGAGACTGCTAAGCTACAGGAGAAGAACCTAGAAGCCATCAGGAAAGCACAGAGTAGGGGCATACAGAAAACTCCCTTGCCACCATTGTCACACACCACTAATTTCTCCAACAAAATGAAATGGCCTAACAACCAGAGACCAGACCCCCATACCAACAAAAGTACCAAACCAGGAGGACCATCAACCAATTACTACAAGGGAATTACCCCCTCTGAGTTTAGCTATAGAAGGGAGAAGGGGTTGTGTTTTAAGTGTGCTGAACCTTATACCTTAGGACACACCTGCAAACAGGCTCATATTCACTACATAATGGAGGATGAGTCTACTGAACCTATCATTCCAATAGAGGGGCAAGGGGAGGGTGCTGAGGAGTGTGCTGACTGTCCAGAAGGTGGTAACCTCAAAGAAAACATTGAGGTCTCCATTCATGCTTTAGCAGGGGGGAATGAACACAAAACCATCAAAATGAGGGGAAAACTTGCAGGAAGGGAGCTACTGGTACTTATTGACAGTGGCAGTACCCACTGCTTCATGGATGAAAGTTTGGCACAGGATCTGAAGATGCAGACTGCAGGTACAACCTTGATTGTTAAAGTGGCTAATGGAGAGAGGCTGGAATCCAGGCAACTCCTACAGGAGGTAGGTTGGGAGATGCAGGGACACAACTTCCTTCACAACTTCAACACACTCAAACTAGGCAGTTGTGACCTGATTCTTGGAGTGGACTGGTTGGCCAAACACAGCCCCATCGAATTTGACTTCCAGCAGCTAACTATaaagtttttgaaagaaaaagagcCAGTAATACTAAAAGGGGAGGCAGAGAAGCTGAAGTTGAAGGCCATTAAGGGAAGCAGGCTTGCCAAATGGAAAAGGAAACAGAACTATGGAATCACTGCTCAAATCTACATGGtagaagaagaaggaggagaCCAGGGGCAGATTCCAACAGAAATGAGAGAGCTACTGGTGCAGTTTGAGTCCATTTTTGATGAGCCACAGGGCATGCCACCAGTCAGAAGCCATGATCATGCCATCCCACTAAAGGAAGGAGCAACACCTTTCAAGAACAGGCCATACAGATGTCCTTATGTGCAGAAGGCTGAGATAGAGAAGCTGGTCAAAGAAATGTTACAGATGGGAATTATTCAAACCAGCAACAGCTCTTTTGCATCCCCAGTCCTACTGGTGAAAAAGAAGGATGGTAGCTGGAGATTTTGTGTTGATTACAGGCAGCTCAATGAGCTGACAATTAAAGATAAATTTCCTATGCCTTTGATAGATGAACTGCTTGATGAATTGCAGGGCTCTAAATTTTTCACCAAGGTAGACTTGAGATCTGGATACCATCAGATCAGGGTGCAGTGGAGGATCGACACAAAACTGCATTCAGAACTCACCAGGGGCTGTACGAGTTCAAg CCCAAGCTGGAATAGTCACATGGAGCATGTTGCCACAGCATTGAACATCCTGAAAGAACATCAGCTTTATGCTAAAAGGAGCAAATGTTCCTTTGCTTAG